From one Solanum stenotomum isolate F172 chromosome 12, ASM1918654v1, whole genome shotgun sequence genomic stretch:
- the LOC125847783 gene encoding protein FAR-RED IMPAIRED RESPONSE 1 isoform X1, which translates to MGRRKCEYNSPIWSPNCLNFQAKPILSILAPKFSVAVIITILYCHCTKLSTWFGGTHFTSMVMDLVLPSGDHHEKENCGRHTCVRIESARGELCGTDGATVTASKSVYLGIENAGTSWNERTSNGANVLPSTDSLAVNCYRNLEPHDGMEFDSKENAFSYYKEYAKSIGFSSIIKASRRSRISGKFIDAKFVCSRYGSKREPSTSGAEPVPPADAAGSNPVKRKKGRINRSWSKTDCKACLHVKRRSDGRWVIHTFVQEHNHEIFPDWTSYPPGDRNIDLGKNDADAFHAIRGRTKKTYASTSRHSGVMKKVEKQKNGGTNSSPQSLAFDEGDAQVILEHFLCMQDENPNFFYALDLNQEKHLRNVFWIDAKSRLDCGNFSDVVLFDTTYVTNEYKLQFVPFIGVNHHFQSILLGCGLIADESKSTFIWLMRAWLRALGGQVPKVILTDQGKTLEEVIAEVLPESHHCFCLWHVLSKIQEKLGHVIRKHESFLSKFNKCILRSATNELFEKRWWKVIDRFDLRNDVWIKSLYEDRLRWVPTYMNKIFLAGMSTMQRAESVSSLLDKCILCKTTLKEFLDQYKKLLKEKCQGEANADFETRYEQPGLKSPSPFEKQMSTLYTHTIFKKFQVEVLGVVACHPKKENDDGENDTYRVQDFEVNQEFIVVWNERTSDTSCSCHLFEYNGFLCRHVMIVLQMAGVHNIPSKYVLRRWTKGAKSREKTRQVTLVDSRVQRYNDLCQRVFELGDEGSLSQESYNIVFSVLENFLRTCETVNDANLNESEPCSLPNQGLNDLEVFTDSNNPSKSNGKNIARKEKEGQLGLGEPTMDYPFRSHSAIQPMGHIYSRIPFPDGYYSSPQMIQGVGQLNTNTQGYANHLNMLGLGQLSTLASIEDGPYLSQPRLHGLGQVYFRPADAQNSFGVQDSLQESTVANTENLCSKNLS; encoded by the exons TACAATTCACCAATTTGGAGCCCTAATTGTTTGAATTTTCAAGCAAAACCTATACTCTCTATACTCGCCCCCAAATTTTCAGTAGCTGTGATCATCACAATTCTCTACTGCCACT GCACAAAATTGAGTACTTGGTTTGGGGGAACACATTTTACCTCAATGGTTATGGACCTTGTGCTGCCATCAGGCGATCATCACGAGAAAGAAAACTGTGGGCGGCATACATGTGTAAGGATTGAAAGTGCAAGAGGAGAACTTTGTGGTACAGATGGAGCTACTGTCACTGCTTCTAAGAGTGTTTACCTGGGAATAGAGAATGCAGGAACTAGTTGGAATGAAAGAACATCTAATGGTGCAAATGTACTGCCAAGCACAGATTCTTTGGCTGTGAATTGCTATAGGAACTTGGAGCCTCATGATGGTATGGAATTTGATTCGAAAGAGAATGCCTTTTCATATTACAAAGAATATGCTAAGTCCATTGGATTTTCCTCAATAATAAAGGCTAGCCGTCGATCCAGAATTTCTGGAAAATTTATTGATGCAAAATTTGTTTGCAGTAGATATGGAAGCAAGCGTGAACCTTCTACTTCTGGTGCAGAACCTGTTCCACCTGCTGATGCAGCAGGAAGTAATCCtgtgaagagaaaaaaaggcaGAATAAACAGGTCTTGGTCAAAAACAGATTGTAAGGCATGCTTGCATGTAAAGAGAAGGTCTGATGGAAGGTGGGTTATTCATACTTTTGTCCAAGAGCATAACCATGAAATATTTCCGGATTGGACCAGCTATCCTCCAGGTGACAGGAACATTGATCTGGGTAAGAATGATGCAGATGCATTTCATGCTATCCGCGGGAGGACGAAAAAGACTTATGCCTCGACCTCTAGGCATTCTGGTGTTATGAAGAAAGTTGAGAAGCAAAAGAATGGTGGCACAAATAGTAGTCCTCAATCTTTGGCTTTTGATGAGGGAGACGCACAAGTTATTCTTGAGCATTTTCTTTGCATGCAAGATGAAAATCCAAATTTCTTTTATGCATTGGATTTGAATCAAGAGAAACACTTGAGAAATGTCTTTTGGATTGACGCGAAATCTAGGCTTGACTGTGGTAACTTCAGTGACGTAGTTCTTTTTGACACTACCTATGTAACAAACGAATATAAGCTGCAGTTTGTTCCTTTTATTGGCGTCAATCATCATTTTCAGTCCATATTGCTGGGATGTGGGCTGATTGCAGATGAGAGTAAGTCAACATTTATTTGGTTGATGCGAGCATGGCTCAGGGCATTGGGTGGACAAGTTCCAAAAGTAATTCTAACTGATCAAGGCAAAACACTGGAAGAAGTTATTGCTGAGGTTTTACCAGAATCACACCATTGCTTTTGTTTGTGGCACGTACTGAGTAAGATCCAGGAGAAGCTTGGTCACGTCATAAGGAAGCATGAAAGTTTCCTCTCCAAATTCAATAAATGTATATTGAGGTCAGCGACCAATGAATTGTTTGAAAAGAGGTGGTGGAAGGTGATTGATAGATTTGATTTGAGGAATGACGTGTGGATTAAATCATTGTATGAAGATCGGCTAAGGTGGGTACCAACATACATGAATAAAATCTTCTTGGCAGGAATGTCTACGATGCAACGAGCGGAAAGTGTTAGCTCTCTTCTTGATAAATGCATATTATGCAAGACAACATTGAAGGAGTTTCTAGACCAGTATAAAAAACTGCTGAAAGAGAAGTGTCAAGGAGAGGCAAACGCTGATTTTGAGACAAGATATGAACAACCAGGACTGAAATCTCCCTCTCCTTTTGAAAAGCAGATGTCAACTTTATACACTCATACGATATTCAAGAAATTCCAAGTTGAGGTTTTGGGAGTGGTTGCTTGCCAccctaaaaaggaaaatgatgaTGGTGAAAATGACACATATAGAGTCCAAGATTTTGAAGTAAATCAAGAATTCATTGTTGTATGGAATGAGAGGACGTCTGATACTTCATGTTCTTGTCATTTGTTTGAGTACAATGGATTCCTTTGTAGACACGTGATGATAGTTCTTCAGATGGCTGGTGTGCATAACATCCCCTCTAAGTATGTTTTAAGACGCTGGACTAAAGGTGCAAAGAGTAGAGAGAAGACGAGACAAGTAACTTTGGTTGATTCCAGGGTTCAACGCTACAATGATCTATGTCAAAGGGTATTTGAGCTAGGTGATGAAGGGTCGTTATCTCAAGAGAGTTATAACATTGTATTTAGTGTTCTGGAAAATTTTCTGAGAACATGTGAGACCGTGAATGATGCAAATTTAAATGAATCAGAACCGTGTTCTCTCCCAAATCAAGGTCTTAATGACCTTGAAGTATTCACAGATAGTAACAATCCAAGTAAGAGTAACGGAAAGAACATAgcaagaaaagagaaggaa GGACAATTAGGTCTCGGAGAACCAACTATGGATTATCCTTTCAGATCACATTCAGCCATACAGCCAATG GGCCACATATATTCCAGAATTCCATTTCCTGATGGCTACTATAGCAGCCCCCAAATGATTCAAGGAGTG GGACAATTGAATACAAATACCCAAGGCTATGCCAATCATTTAAACATGCTGGGGCTG gGACAATTGAGTACACTTGCTTCAATTGAAGATGGCCCATATCTCTCTCAACCTAGATTGCATGGACTG GGACAAGTGTATTTTAGGCCTGCAGATGCTCAAAATTCTTTTGGGGTTCAGGACAGTCTCCAAGAG TCTACCGTGGCCAATACAGAGAACTTATGCTCAAAGAATTTATCTTGA
- the LOC125847783 gene encoding protein FAR-RED IMPAIRED RESPONSE 1 isoform X2 yields MGRRKCEYNSPIWSPNCLNFQAKPILSILAPKFSVAVIITILYCHCTKLSTWFGGTHFTSMVMDLVLPSGDHHEKENCGRHTCVRIESARGELCGTDGATVTASKSVYLGIENAGTSWNERTSNGANVLPSTDSLAVNCYRNLEPHDGMEFDSKENAFSYYKEYAKSIGFSSIIKASRRSRISGKFIDAKFVCSRYGSKREPSTSGAEPVPPADAAGSNPVKRKKGRINRSWSKTDCKACLHVKRRSDGRWVIHTFVQEHNHEIFPDWTSYPPGDRNIDLGKNDADAFHAIRGRTKKTYASTSRHSGVMKKVEKQKNGGTNSSPQSLAFDEGDAQVILEHFLCMQDENPNFFYALDLNQEKHLRNVFWIDAKSRLDCGNFSDVVLFDTTYVTNEYKLQFVPFIGVNHHFQSILLGCGLIADESKSTFIWLMRAWLRALGGQVPKVILTDQGKTLEEVIAEVLPESHHCFCLWHVLSKIQEKLGHVIRKHESFLSKFNKCILRSATNELFEKRWWKVIDRFDLRNDVWIKSLYEDRLRWVPTYMNKIFLAGMSTMQRAESVSSLLDKCILCKTTLKEFLDQYKKLLKEKCQGEANADFETRYEQPGLKSPSPFEKQMSTLYTHTIFKKFQVEVLGVVACHPKKENDDGENDTYRVQDFEVNQEFIVVWNERTSDTSCSCHLFEYNGFLCRHVMIVLQMAGVHNIPSKYVLRRWTKGAKSREKTRQVTLVDSRVQRYNDLCQRVFELGDEGSLSQESYNIVFSVLENFLRTCETVNDANLNESEPCSLPNQGLNDLEVFTDSNNPSKSNGKNIARKEKEGQLGLGEPTMDYPFRSHSAIQPMGQLNTNTQGYANHLNMLGLGQLSTLASIEDGPYLSQPRLHGLGQVYFRPADAQNSFGVQDSLQESTVANTENLCSKNLS; encoded by the exons TACAATTCACCAATTTGGAGCCCTAATTGTTTGAATTTTCAAGCAAAACCTATACTCTCTATACTCGCCCCCAAATTTTCAGTAGCTGTGATCATCACAATTCTCTACTGCCACT GCACAAAATTGAGTACTTGGTTTGGGGGAACACATTTTACCTCAATGGTTATGGACCTTGTGCTGCCATCAGGCGATCATCACGAGAAAGAAAACTGTGGGCGGCATACATGTGTAAGGATTGAAAGTGCAAGAGGAGAACTTTGTGGTACAGATGGAGCTACTGTCACTGCTTCTAAGAGTGTTTACCTGGGAATAGAGAATGCAGGAACTAGTTGGAATGAAAGAACATCTAATGGTGCAAATGTACTGCCAAGCACAGATTCTTTGGCTGTGAATTGCTATAGGAACTTGGAGCCTCATGATGGTATGGAATTTGATTCGAAAGAGAATGCCTTTTCATATTACAAAGAATATGCTAAGTCCATTGGATTTTCCTCAATAATAAAGGCTAGCCGTCGATCCAGAATTTCTGGAAAATTTATTGATGCAAAATTTGTTTGCAGTAGATATGGAAGCAAGCGTGAACCTTCTACTTCTGGTGCAGAACCTGTTCCACCTGCTGATGCAGCAGGAAGTAATCCtgtgaagagaaaaaaaggcaGAATAAACAGGTCTTGGTCAAAAACAGATTGTAAGGCATGCTTGCATGTAAAGAGAAGGTCTGATGGAAGGTGGGTTATTCATACTTTTGTCCAAGAGCATAACCATGAAATATTTCCGGATTGGACCAGCTATCCTCCAGGTGACAGGAACATTGATCTGGGTAAGAATGATGCAGATGCATTTCATGCTATCCGCGGGAGGACGAAAAAGACTTATGCCTCGACCTCTAGGCATTCTGGTGTTATGAAGAAAGTTGAGAAGCAAAAGAATGGTGGCACAAATAGTAGTCCTCAATCTTTGGCTTTTGATGAGGGAGACGCACAAGTTATTCTTGAGCATTTTCTTTGCATGCAAGATGAAAATCCAAATTTCTTTTATGCATTGGATTTGAATCAAGAGAAACACTTGAGAAATGTCTTTTGGATTGACGCGAAATCTAGGCTTGACTGTGGTAACTTCAGTGACGTAGTTCTTTTTGACACTACCTATGTAACAAACGAATATAAGCTGCAGTTTGTTCCTTTTATTGGCGTCAATCATCATTTTCAGTCCATATTGCTGGGATGTGGGCTGATTGCAGATGAGAGTAAGTCAACATTTATTTGGTTGATGCGAGCATGGCTCAGGGCATTGGGTGGACAAGTTCCAAAAGTAATTCTAACTGATCAAGGCAAAACACTGGAAGAAGTTATTGCTGAGGTTTTACCAGAATCACACCATTGCTTTTGTTTGTGGCACGTACTGAGTAAGATCCAGGAGAAGCTTGGTCACGTCATAAGGAAGCATGAAAGTTTCCTCTCCAAATTCAATAAATGTATATTGAGGTCAGCGACCAATGAATTGTTTGAAAAGAGGTGGTGGAAGGTGATTGATAGATTTGATTTGAGGAATGACGTGTGGATTAAATCATTGTATGAAGATCGGCTAAGGTGGGTACCAACATACATGAATAAAATCTTCTTGGCAGGAATGTCTACGATGCAACGAGCGGAAAGTGTTAGCTCTCTTCTTGATAAATGCATATTATGCAAGACAACATTGAAGGAGTTTCTAGACCAGTATAAAAAACTGCTGAAAGAGAAGTGTCAAGGAGAGGCAAACGCTGATTTTGAGACAAGATATGAACAACCAGGACTGAAATCTCCCTCTCCTTTTGAAAAGCAGATGTCAACTTTATACACTCATACGATATTCAAGAAATTCCAAGTTGAGGTTTTGGGAGTGGTTGCTTGCCAccctaaaaaggaaaatgatgaTGGTGAAAATGACACATATAGAGTCCAAGATTTTGAAGTAAATCAAGAATTCATTGTTGTATGGAATGAGAGGACGTCTGATACTTCATGTTCTTGTCATTTGTTTGAGTACAATGGATTCCTTTGTAGACACGTGATGATAGTTCTTCAGATGGCTGGTGTGCATAACATCCCCTCTAAGTATGTTTTAAGACGCTGGACTAAAGGTGCAAAGAGTAGAGAGAAGACGAGACAAGTAACTTTGGTTGATTCCAGGGTTCAACGCTACAATGATCTATGTCAAAGGGTATTTGAGCTAGGTGATGAAGGGTCGTTATCTCAAGAGAGTTATAACATTGTATTTAGTGTTCTGGAAAATTTTCTGAGAACATGTGAGACCGTGAATGATGCAAATTTAAATGAATCAGAACCGTGTTCTCTCCCAAATCAAGGTCTTAATGACCTTGAAGTATTCACAGATAGTAACAATCCAAGTAAGAGTAACGGAAAGAACATAgcaagaaaagagaaggaa GGACAATTAGGTCTCGGAGAACCAACTATGGATTATCCTTTCAGATCACATTCAGCCATACAGCCAATG GGACAATTGAATACAAATACCCAAGGCTATGCCAATCATTTAAACATGCTGGGGCTG gGACAATTGAGTACACTTGCTTCAATTGAAGATGGCCCATATCTCTCTCAACCTAGATTGCATGGACTG GGACAAGTGTATTTTAGGCCTGCAGATGCTCAAAATTCTTTTGGGGTTCAGGACAGTCTCCAAGAG TCTACCGTGGCCAATACAGAGAACTTATGCTCAAAGAATTTATCTTGA
- the LOC125847783 gene encoding protein FAR-RED IMPAIRED RESPONSE 1 isoform X3: MGRRKCEYNSPIWSPNCLNFQAKPILSILAPKFSVAVIITILYCHCTKLSTWFGGTHFTSMVMDLVLPSGDHHEKENCGRHTCVRIESARGELCGTDGATVTASKSVYLGIENAGTSWNERTSNGANVLPSTDSLAVNCYRNLEPHDGMEFDSKENAFSYYKEYAKSIGFSSIIKASRRSRISGKFIDAKFVCSRYGSKREPSTSGAEPVPPADAAGSNPVKRKKGRINRSWSKTDCKACLHVKRRSDGRWVIHTFVQEHNHEIFPDWTSYPPGDRNIDLGKNDADAFHAIRGRTKKTYASTSRHSGVMKKVEKQKNGGTNSSPQSLAFDEGDAQVILEHFLCMQDENPNFFYALDLNQEKHLRNVFWIDAKSRLDCGNFSDVVLFDTTYVTNEYKLQFVPFIGVNHHFQSILLGCGLIADESKSTFIWLMRAWLRALGGQVPKVILTDQGKTLEEVIAEVLPESHHCFCLWHVLSKIQEKLGHVIRKHESFLSKFNKCILRSATNELFEKRWWKVIDRFDLRNDVWIKSLYEDRLRWVPTYMNKIFLAGMSTMQRAESVSSLLDKCILCKTTLKEFLDQYKKLLKEKCQGEANADFETRYEQPGLKSPSPFEKQMSTLYTHTIFKKFQVEVLGVVACHPKKENDDGENDTYRVQDFEVNQEFIVVWNERTSDTSCSCHLFEYNGFLCRHVMIVLQMAGVHNIPSKYVLRRWTKGAKSREKTRQVTLVDSRVQRYNDLCQRVFELGDEGSLSQESYNIVFSVLENFLRTCETVNDANLNESEPCSLPNQGLNDLEVFTDSNNPSKSNGKNIARKEKEGQLGLGEPTMDYPFRSHSAIQPMGQLSTLASIEDGPYLSQPRLHGLGQVYFRPADAQNSFGVQDSLQESTVANTENLCSKNLS, translated from the exons TACAATTCACCAATTTGGAGCCCTAATTGTTTGAATTTTCAAGCAAAACCTATACTCTCTATACTCGCCCCCAAATTTTCAGTAGCTGTGATCATCACAATTCTCTACTGCCACT GCACAAAATTGAGTACTTGGTTTGGGGGAACACATTTTACCTCAATGGTTATGGACCTTGTGCTGCCATCAGGCGATCATCACGAGAAAGAAAACTGTGGGCGGCATACATGTGTAAGGATTGAAAGTGCAAGAGGAGAACTTTGTGGTACAGATGGAGCTACTGTCACTGCTTCTAAGAGTGTTTACCTGGGAATAGAGAATGCAGGAACTAGTTGGAATGAAAGAACATCTAATGGTGCAAATGTACTGCCAAGCACAGATTCTTTGGCTGTGAATTGCTATAGGAACTTGGAGCCTCATGATGGTATGGAATTTGATTCGAAAGAGAATGCCTTTTCATATTACAAAGAATATGCTAAGTCCATTGGATTTTCCTCAATAATAAAGGCTAGCCGTCGATCCAGAATTTCTGGAAAATTTATTGATGCAAAATTTGTTTGCAGTAGATATGGAAGCAAGCGTGAACCTTCTACTTCTGGTGCAGAACCTGTTCCACCTGCTGATGCAGCAGGAAGTAATCCtgtgaagagaaaaaaaggcaGAATAAACAGGTCTTGGTCAAAAACAGATTGTAAGGCATGCTTGCATGTAAAGAGAAGGTCTGATGGAAGGTGGGTTATTCATACTTTTGTCCAAGAGCATAACCATGAAATATTTCCGGATTGGACCAGCTATCCTCCAGGTGACAGGAACATTGATCTGGGTAAGAATGATGCAGATGCATTTCATGCTATCCGCGGGAGGACGAAAAAGACTTATGCCTCGACCTCTAGGCATTCTGGTGTTATGAAGAAAGTTGAGAAGCAAAAGAATGGTGGCACAAATAGTAGTCCTCAATCTTTGGCTTTTGATGAGGGAGACGCACAAGTTATTCTTGAGCATTTTCTTTGCATGCAAGATGAAAATCCAAATTTCTTTTATGCATTGGATTTGAATCAAGAGAAACACTTGAGAAATGTCTTTTGGATTGACGCGAAATCTAGGCTTGACTGTGGTAACTTCAGTGACGTAGTTCTTTTTGACACTACCTATGTAACAAACGAATATAAGCTGCAGTTTGTTCCTTTTATTGGCGTCAATCATCATTTTCAGTCCATATTGCTGGGATGTGGGCTGATTGCAGATGAGAGTAAGTCAACATTTATTTGGTTGATGCGAGCATGGCTCAGGGCATTGGGTGGACAAGTTCCAAAAGTAATTCTAACTGATCAAGGCAAAACACTGGAAGAAGTTATTGCTGAGGTTTTACCAGAATCACACCATTGCTTTTGTTTGTGGCACGTACTGAGTAAGATCCAGGAGAAGCTTGGTCACGTCATAAGGAAGCATGAAAGTTTCCTCTCCAAATTCAATAAATGTATATTGAGGTCAGCGACCAATGAATTGTTTGAAAAGAGGTGGTGGAAGGTGATTGATAGATTTGATTTGAGGAATGACGTGTGGATTAAATCATTGTATGAAGATCGGCTAAGGTGGGTACCAACATACATGAATAAAATCTTCTTGGCAGGAATGTCTACGATGCAACGAGCGGAAAGTGTTAGCTCTCTTCTTGATAAATGCATATTATGCAAGACAACATTGAAGGAGTTTCTAGACCAGTATAAAAAACTGCTGAAAGAGAAGTGTCAAGGAGAGGCAAACGCTGATTTTGAGACAAGATATGAACAACCAGGACTGAAATCTCCCTCTCCTTTTGAAAAGCAGATGTCAACTTTATACACTCATACGATATTCAAGAAATTCCAAGTTGAGGTTTTGGGAGTGGTTGCTTGCCAccctaaaaaggaaaatgatgaTGGTGAAAATGACACATATAGAGTCCAAGATTTTGAAGTAAATCAAGAATTCATTGTTGTATGGAATGAGAGGACGTCTGATACTTCATGTTCTTGTCATTTGTTTGAGTACAATGGATTCCTTTGTAGACACGTGATGATAGTTCTTCAGATGGCTGGTGTGCATAACATCCCCTCTAAGTATGTTTTAAGACGCTGGACTAAAGGTGCAAAGAGTAGAGAGAAGACGAGACAAGTAACTTTGGTTGATTCCAGGGTTCAACGCTACAATGATCTATGTCAAAGGGTATTTGAGCTAGGTGATGAAGGGTCGTTATCTCAAGAGAGTTATAACATTGTATTTAGTGTTCTGGAAAATTTTCTGAGAACATGTGAGACCGTGAATGATGCAAATTTAAATGAATCAGAACCGTGTTCTCTCCCAAATCAAGGTCTTAATGACCTTGAAGTATTCACAGATAGTAACAATCCAAGTAAGAGTAACGGAAAGAACATAgcaagaaaagagaaggaa GGACAATTAGGTCTCGGAGAACCAACTATGGATTATCCTTTCAGATCACATTCAGCCATACAGCCAATG gGACAATTGAGTACACTTGCTTCAATTGAAGATGGCCCATATCTCTCTCAACCTAGATTGCATGGACTG GGACAAGTGTATTTTAGGCCTGCAGATGCTCAAAATTCTTTTGGGGTTCAGGACAGTCTCCAAGAG TCTACCGTGGCCAATACAGAGAACTTATGCTCAAAGAATTTATCTTGA
- the LOC125847783 gene encoding protein FAR-RED IMPAIRED RESPONSE 1 isoform X4, translating into MVMDLVLPSGDHHEKENCGRHTCVRIESARGELCGTDGATVTASKSVYLGIENAGTSWNERTSNGANVLPSTDSLAVNCYRNLEPHDGMEFDSKENAFSYYKEYAKSIGFSSIIKASRRSRISGKFIDAKFVCSRYGSKREPSTSGAEPVPPADAAGSNPVKRKKGRINRSWSKTDCKACLHVKRRSDGRWVIHTFVQEHNHEIFPDWTSYPPGDRNIDLGKNDADAFHAIRGRTKKTYASTSRHSGVMKKVEKQKNGGTNSSPQSLAFDEGDAQVILEHFLCMQDENPNFFYALDLNQEKHLRNVFWIDAKSRLDCGNFSDVVLFDTTYVTNEYKLQFVPFIGVNHHFQSILLGCGLIADESKSTFIWLMRAWLRALGGQVPKVILTDQGKTLEEVIAEVLPESHHCFCLWHVLSKIQEKLGHVIRKHESFLSKFNKCILRSATNELFEKRWWKVIDRFDLRNDVWIKSLYEDRLRWVPTYMNKIFLAGMSTMQRAESVSSLLDKCILCKTTLKEFLDQYKKLLKEKCQGEANADFETRYEQPGLKSPSPFEKQMSTLYTHTIFKKFQVEVLGVVACHPKKENDDGENDTYRVQDFEVNQEFIVVWNERTSDTSCSCHLFEYNGFLCRHVMIVLQMAGVHNIPSKYVLRRWTKGAKSREKTRQVTLVDSRVQRYNDLCQRVFELGDEGSLSQESYNIVFSVLENFLRTCETVNDANLNESEPCSLPNQGLNDLEVFTDSNNPSKSNGKNIARKEKEGQLGLGEPTMDYPFRSHSAIQPMGHIYSRIPFPDGYYSSPQMIQGVGQLNTNTQGYANHLNMLGLGQLSTLASIEDGPYLSQPRLHGLGQVYFRPADAQNSFGVQDSLQESTVANTENLCSKNLS; encoded by the exons ATGGTTATGGACCTTGTGCTGCCATCAGGCGATCATCACGAGAAAGAAAACTGTGGGCGGCATACATGTGTAAGGATTGAAAGTGCAAGAGGAGAACTTTGTGGTACAGATGGAGCTACTGTCACTGCTTCTAAGAGTGTTTACCTGGGAATAGAGAATGCAGGAACTAGTTGGAATGAAAGAACATCTAATGGTGCAAATGTACTGCCAAGCACAGATTCTTTGGCTGTGAATTGCTATAGGAACTTGGAGCCTCATGATGGTATGGAATTTGATTCGAAAGAGAATGCCTTTTCATATTACAAAGAATATGCTAAGTCCATTGGATTTTCCTCAATAATAAAGGCTAGCCGTCGATCCAGAATTTCTGGAAAATTTATTGATGCAAAATTTGTTTGCAGTAGATATGGAAGCAAGCGTGAACCTTCTACTTCTGGTGCAGAACCTGTTCCACCTGCTGATGCAGCAGGAAGTAATCCtgtgaagagaaaaaaaggcaGAATAAACAGGTCTTGGTCAAAAACAGATTGTAAGGCATGCTTGCATGTAAAGAGAAGGTCTGATGGAAGGTGGGTTATTCATACTTTTGTCCAAGAGCATAACCATGAAATATTTCCGGATTGGACCAGCTATCCTCCAGGTGACAGGAACATTGATCTGGGTAAGAATGATGCAGATGCATTTCATGCTATCCGCGGGAGGACGAAAAAGACTTATGCCTCGACCTCTAGGCATTCTGGTGTTATGAAGAAAGTTGAGAAGCAAAAGAATGGTGGCACAAATAGTAGTCCTCAATCTTTGGCTTTTGATGAGGGAGACGCACAAGTTATTCTTGAGCATTTTCTTTGCATGCAAGATGAAAATCCAAATTTCTTTTATGCATTGGATTTGAATCAAGAGAAACACTTGAGAAATGTCTTTTGGATTGACGCGAAATCTAGGCTTGACTGTGGTAACTTCAGTGACGTAGTTCTTTTTGACACTACCTATGTAACAAACGAATATAAGCTGCAGTTTGTTCCTTTTATTGGCGTCAATCATCATTTTCAGTCCATATTGCTGGGATGTGGGCTGATTGCAGATGAGAGTAAGTCAACATTTATTTGGTTGATGCGAGCATGGCTCAGGGCATTGGGTGGACAAGTTCCAAAAGTAATTCTAACTGATCAAGGCAAAACACTGGAAGAAGTTATTGCTGAGGTTTTACCAGAATCACACCATTGCTTTTGTTTGTGGCACGTACTGAGTAAGATCCAGGAGAAGCTTGGTCACGTCATAAGGAAGCATGAAAGTTTCCTCTCCAAATTCAATAAATGTATATTGAGGTCAGCGACCAATGAATTGTTTGAAAAGAGGTGGTGGAAGGTGATTGATAGATTTGATTTGAGGAATGACGTGTGGATTAAATCATTGTATGAAGATCGGCTAAGGTGGGTACCAACATACATGAATAAAATCTTCTTGGCAGGAATGTCTACGATGCAACGAGCGGAAAGTGTTAGCTCTCTTCTTGATAAATGCATATTATGCAAGACAACATTGAAGGAGTTTCTAGACCAGTATAAAAAACTGCTGAAAGAGAAGTGTCAAGGAGAGGCAAACGCTGATTTTGAGACAAGATATGAACAACCAGGACTGAAATCTCCCTCTCCTTTTGAAAAGCAGATGTCAACTTTATACACTCATACGATATTCAAGAAATTCCAAGTTGAGGTTTTGGGAGTGGTTGCTTGCCAccctaaaaaggaaaatgatgaTGGTGAAAATGACACATATAGAGTCCAAGATTTTGAAGTAAATCAAGAATTCATTGTTGTATGGAATGAGAGGACGTCTGATACTTCATGTTCTTGTCATTTGTTTGAGTACAATGGATTCCTTTGTAGACACGTGATGATAGTTCTTCAGATGGCTGGTGTGCATAACATCCCCTCTAAGTATGTTTTAAGACGCTGGACTAAAGGTGCAAAGAGTAGAGAGAAGACGAGACAAGTAACTTTGGTTGATTCCAGGGTTCAACGCTACAATGATCTATGTCAAAGGGTATTTGAGCTAGGTGATGAAGGGTCGTTATCTCAAGAGAGTTATAACATTGTATTTAGTGTTCTGGAAAATTTTCTGAGAACATGTGAGACCGTGAATGATGCAAATTTAAATGAATCAGAACCGTGTTCTCTCCCAAATCAAGGTCTTAATGACCTTGAAGTATTCACAGATAGTAACAATCCAAGTAAGAGTAACGGAAAGAACATAgcaagaaaagagaaggaa GGACAATTAGGTCTCGGAGAACCAACTATGGATTATCCTTTCAGATCACATTCAGCCATACAGCCAATG GGCCACATATATTCCAGAATTCCATTTCCTGATGGCTACTATAGCAGCCCCCAAATGATTCAAGGAGTG GGACAATTGAATACAAATACCCAAGGCTATGCCAATCATTTAAACATGCTGGGGCTG gGACAATTGAGTACACTTGCTTCAATTGAAGATGGCCCATATCTCTCTCAACCTAGATTGCATGGACTG GGACAAGTGTATTTTAGGCCTGCAGATGCTCAAAATTCTTTTGGGGTTCAGGACAGTCTCCAAGAG TCTACCGTGGCCAATACAGAGAACTTATGCTCAAAGAATTTATCTTGA